A region from the Pseudonocardia petroleophila genome encodes:
- a CDS encoding thymidine kinase, which yields MAKLYFRYGAMNSGKSTALIQVAHNYEERGQRVLIVKPAVDTKSPAVLSRIGVDREVDLVAGPEVAVRERILAGREVDCVLVDEAQFLAPEQVDDLFRLAVQDGVPVIAYGLRSDFRTRGFPGSIRLMELAHSIEELKTICRCGRKAILNARTVDGRFTQSGDQVAIDGSVGGEIGYESMCGGCYIRELGWTP from the coding sequence GTGGCCAAGCTGTACTTCCGCTACGGCGCGATGAACTCCGGCAAGTCGACGGCGCTGATCCAGGTGGCGCACAACTACGAGGAGCGCGGGCAGCGCGTCCTCATCGTCAAGCCGGCGGTCGACACGAAGAGCCCGGCCGTGCTGTCGCGCATCGGGGTCGACCGCGAGGTGGACCTCGTCGCGGGGCCGGAGGTGGCGGTGCGGGAGCGGATCCTGGCGGGCCGCGAGGTCGACTGCGTGCTCGTCGACGAGGCCCAGTTCCTGGCCCCCGAGCAGGTCGACGACCTGTTCCGGCTCGCGGTGCAGGACGGCGTCCCGGTCATCGCCTACGGGCTGCGCAGCGACTTCCGCACCCGCGGCTTCCCGGGCAGCATCCGGCTGATGGAGCTGGCGCACTCCATCGAGGAGCTCAAGACGATCTGCCGCTGCGGGCGCAAGGCGATCCTCAACGCCCGCACGGTCGACGGCCGGTTCACGCAGTCCGGTGACCAGGTCGCCATCGACGGATCCGTCGGCGGCGAGATCGGCTACGAGTCGATGTGCGGCGGCTGCTACATCCGCGAGCTCGGCTGGACGCCGTAG
- a CDS encoding GIY-YIG nuclease family protein yields the protein MSGKQIKLFLVDGTPGGLTTAEIPNWTGHVVTSSRSDLGKLLSRDEAERTGVYFLLGDDELSETRCYIGEADVVGTRLKQHLAGKDFWDKVVVVTSKDANITKAHGRYLESRLIALAKQAGRVHLENSTAPDVPKLPEADVSDMDEFVIQLQIVLPVLGINAIRVKPSPKVPAESQESPIFRLVNTKAGVDAQAQQIDGEFTVLADSAVVAAFPLANPKHSPSTAKQHAARLAEYQRLLADGAIVVTDNVGRVARDIVFTSPSAAGSVIQGRSSCNGRTDWISTDGQTFGAWESRGVH from the coding sequence ATGAGCGGCAAGCAGATCAAGCTGTTCCTCGTCGACGGCACACCCGGCGGCCTGACCACCGCCGAGATCCCGAACTGGACCGGGCACGTCGTGACCTCGTCGCGCTCCGACCTCGGCAAGCTGCTGTCGAGGGATGAAGCGGAGCGTACGGGCGTCTACTTCCTGCTCGGCGACGACGAGCTGAGTGAGACCCGCTGCTACATCGGCGAAGCCGATGTCGTCGGCACCCGCCTCAAGCAGCACCTGGCGGGCAAGGACTTCTGGGACAAGGTCGTCGTCGTCACCTCGAAGGACGCGAACATCACGAAGGCACACGGCCGCTACCTGGAGTCGAGGTTGATCGCTCTGGCGAAGCAGGCCGGACGCGTGCACCTCGAGAACAGCACGGCACCCGACGTGCCCAAGCTGCCCGAGGCCGACGTCTCCGACATGGACGAGTTCGTGATCCAGCTACAGATCGTGCTGCCGGTGCTCGGGATCAACGCGATCCGCGTCAAGCCGTCGCCGAAAGTGCCCGCCGAGTCCCAGGAGTCGCCGATCTTCCGGCTGGTCAACACCAAGGCCGGAGTCGACGCCCAGGCTCAGCAGATCGACGGCGAGTTCACCGTGCTGGCGGACTCGGCGGTCGTCGCGGCGTTCCCACTGGCCAACCCGAAGCACTCGCCCAGCACAGCGAAGCAGCACGCGGCCCGGCTCGCCGAGTATCAACGCCTCCTTGCCGACGGGGCGATCGTCGTCACCGACAACGTCGGCCGCGTCGCCCGGGACATCGTCTTCACCTCGCCTTCAGCGGCCGGCTCGGTCATCCAGGGACGCTCGTCGTGCAACGGGCGCACCGACTGGATCTCCACCGACGGCCAGACCTTCGGCGCGTGGGAGAGCCGCGGCGTCCACTGA
- a CDS encoding VOC family protein translates to MTTEPDLVEARLRIGDDLFLDLCFPRVTAPSDAPARLHPDLAGGARPQDVVRRLLDLGAEPADIGQGDVPWTVLTDPEGNAFCVLAEHERDTGPIAALPLDSADPGRDAAFWAGITGWVPAGATALRHPSGVGPLLQLWPEPEPKRGKNRLHLDVRPDAGDGDVVDRVLRSGGTTSGAPSDHPWRVCADPSGNEFCVLSMAQGGERVRP, encoded by the coding sequence ATCACCACCGAGCCGGACCTCGTCGAGGCCCGGCTGCGGATCGGCGACGACCTCTTCCTCGACCTGTGCTTCCCGCGCGTCACCGCCCCCTCCGACGCACCCGCCCGCCTGCACCCCGACCTCGCCGGTGGCGCGCGCCCGCAGGACGTCGTGCGGCGGCTGCTCGACCTCGGCGCCGAACCCGCCGACATCGGCCAGGGCGACGTGCCGTGGACGGTCCTCACCGACCCCGAGGGCAACGCGTTCTGCGTGCTGGCCGAGCACGAGCGCGACACCGGACCGATCGCCGCGCTCCCCCTCGACAGCGCCGACCCCGGCCGCGACGCCGCGTTCTGGGCAGGGATCACCGGCTGGGTGCCGGCCGGTGCGACGGCCCTGCGCCACCCGTCCGGCGTCGGCCCGCTGCTGCAGCTGTGGCCCGAGCCCGAGCCGAAGCGCGGCAAGAACCGCCTGCACCTCGACGTCCGCCCCGACGCCGGGGACGGCGACGTCGTCGACCGCGTCCTGCGCAGCGGCGGAACCACGTCCGGCGCCCCGTCCGACCATCCGTGGCGCGTGTGCGCGGACCCGTCCGGCAACGAGTTCTGCGTCCTGTCCATGGCGCAGGGCGGAGAACGAGTCAGGCCCTGA
- a CDS encoding DUF2188 domain-containing protein, whose amino-acid sequence MADRHVVPAETGWQVEKPDAKRPSAKTPTQAEAITRAVEIVANDGGGDVVVHGTDGAVRETRTIAAGTEDTATPAAVTTASATAKGAAATADKAADAVAATTGKLADQAEGAAKKTRRTTKATAGKTADTAADAAGDVADELADAVNGRKKAGTAARRSADTVSAAAEKVGEDVSAAASDVADDVSAAGTRARAQLDRTARQAGDAVVDGADRAAGVGEDAGDRLQDASHRAGRFIHSFTERVASPIDNAAHALNPVRIAGRTAGAVIAGALHVGAVVTTRGTERARRTARLVTGRR is encoded by the coding sequence ATGGCCGACCGTCACGTCGTACCCGCAGAGACCGGCTGGCAGGTCGAGAAGCCCGACGCCAAGCGCCCCAGTGCCAAGACCCCGACGCAGGCGGAGGCGATCACCCGCGCCGTCGAGATCGTCGCGAACGACGGCGGCGGCGACGTCGTCGTGCACGGCACCGACGGCGCGGTCCGCGAGACCCGCACGATCGCCGCCGGCACCGAGGACACCGCGACCCCGGCCGCCGTCACCACGGCCTCCGCCACCGCCAAGGGCGCGGCGGCCACCGCGGACAAGGCGGCTGACGCCGTCGCCGCCACCACCGGGAAGCTGGCCGACCAGGCCGAGGGCGCGGCGAAGAAGACCCGCCGCACGACGAAGGCCACCGCCGGGAAGACCGCCGACACCGCGGCCGACGCCGCCGGCGACGTCGCGGACGAGCTCGCCGACGCCGTCAACGGGCGCAAGAAGGCCGGCACCGCCGCCCGCCGCTCCGCCGACACGGTCAGCGCCGCCGCGGAGAAGGTCGGCGAGGACGTCTCCGCCGCCGCCTCCGACGTCGCCGACGACGTGAGCGCCGCGGGCACCCGGGCGCGGGCGCAGCTCGACCGCACCGCCCGCCAGGCCGGGGACGCCGTCGTCGACGGGGCCGACCGCGCCGCCGGCGTCGGCGAGGACGCGGGCGACCGCCTGCAGGACGCCTCGCACCGCGCCGGCCGGTTCATCCACTCGTTCACCGAGCGGGTGGCGTCGCCGATCGACAACGCGGCCCACGCCCTCAACCCGGTCCGCATCGCCGGCCGCACCGCGGGCGCCGTGATCGCCGGGGCCCTGCACGTCGGCGCCGTGGTGACGACCCGCGGCACCGAGCGGGCCCGCCGCACCGCGCGCCTGGTGACCGGCCGCCGCTGA
- a CDS encoding PGN_0703 family putative restriction endonuclease has product MITRSVLEAHHAYVRGDNAWQQRARLHQSLWRQAHGLVAGMHDGRPLGSRLTSADAEPPALSNYLSPQAQHCVEAAVAEAPKTGALLGRPRLWVDLLSSQPLCFNLFGPLAEDHTLAGRVLSTLWPDIRTVNDIRFEWSPGRGDEAYTGNRSAFDVFVDYDGPLGRSFLGIEVKYHEDLSGKAAKDENGRYTALANKHGIFRKDLVPALQKPPLQQIWLDHLLALQLRSNPKNDGWKAGIFALLYPVGNTACADGAARYRRCLSDLETFDARTLNDVVQAARLTSPASWPDDVYARYLDPALVNATIADPAGT; this is encoded by the coding sequence GTGATCACGCGATCAGTGCTGGAAGCTCACCACGCCTACGTACGCGGGGACAACGCGTGGCAGCAGCGCGCACGCCTGCACCAGTCCCTCTGGCGGCAAGCACACGGTCTTGTCGCCGGCATGCACGATGGCCGGCCGCTCGGTTCGCGCCTCACCTCAGCCGACGCCGAACCTCCGGCGCTCTCGAACTATCTCTCGCCACAAGCGCAGCACTGCGTCGAGGCAGCCGTCGCAGAGGCGCCGAAGACCGGTGCTCTCCTCGGCCGACCGCGGCTCTGGGTCGACCTGCTCTCCAGCCAACCGCTCTGCTTCAACCTGTTCGGGCCTCTCGCCGAGGACCACACGCTCGCTGGCCGTGTCCTGTCGACACTCTGGCCCGACATCCGCACGGTCAACGACATCCGATTCGAGTGGTCGCCCGGACGGGGCGACGAGGCTTACACCGGCAATCGCTCCGCGTTCGACGTCTTCGTCGACTACGACGGCCCGCTCGGGCGCTCGTTCCTCGGGATCGAGGTCAAGTACCACGAGGATCTCTCCGGCAAAGCCGCGAAGGACGAGAACGGCAGGTACACGGCCTTGGCCAACAAGCACGGGATCTTCCGCAAGGATCTCGTCCCCGCGCTGCAGAAGCCTCCGCTGCAACAGATCTGGCTCGACCACCTCCTCGCCCTGCAGCTGAGATCCAACCCGAAGAACGACGGTTGGAAGGCCGGCATCTTCGCGCTGCTGTATCCCGTCGGAAACACCGCCTGCGCCGACGGAGCGGCGCGCTATCGCCGATGCCTCAGCGACCTCGAGACCTTCGACGCTCGCACGCTCAACGACGTCGTCCAGGCCGCCCGGCTGACGAGTCCAGCCTCATGGCCAGACGATGTGTACGCCCGCTATCTCGATCCGGCCCTGGTCAACGCCACGATCGCCGATCCCGCTGGCACATAG
- a CDS encoding 3-keto-5-aminohexanoate cleavage protein, with translation MDVWLEAALNGPWGRDRQPGIPVTADEIVADALAAAGAGAAVIHLHAYDERSGRQRDAYEIYAPIIERIRSSVDVVCCPTIPFAGSGDSTEPLSPAERFAAVERLLEAGLIEWSVVDPGSVNISLADDVAQGREGFVYANAESHVRHGLALAQAHRMTPSYAIYEPGFLRLGAALHRAVPGAPQPVYRFMFTDQFTFGFPPQEWALQAYLRLLRDEAPGAPWMVAGLGVDVEPLIGAAVRAGGHVRAGLEDAPLGCPDGNRELVERAARLITDAGGTLATAAQVRAGTAGLP, from the coding sequence ATGGACGTCTGGCTCGAAGCAGCGCTGAACGGACCGTGGGGCCGGGACCGGCAGCCCGGCATCCCCGTGACGGCCGACGAGATCGTCGCCGACGCCCTCGCCGCGGCCGGGGCGGGTGCGGCGGTCATCCACCTCCACGCCTACGACGAGCGCAGCGGCCGCCAGCGCGACGCCTACGAGATCTACGCGCCGATCATCGAGCGCATCCGGTCCTCGGTCGACGTCGTCTGCTGCCCGACGATCCCGTTCGCCGGGAGCGGGGACTCGACGGAGCCCCTGTCGCCCGCCGAGCGGTTCGCCGCCGTCGAGCGGCTGCTGGAGGCCGGGCTGATCGAGTGGTCGGTGGTGGACCCGGGATCGGTCAACATCTCCCTCGCCGACGACGTCGCGCAGGGACGCGAGGGCTTCGTCTACGCCAACGCGGAGTCGCACGTGCGCCACGGCCTCGCGCTCGCGCAGGCGCACCGCATGACACCGTCCTACGCGATCTACGAGCCCGGCTTCCTGCGGCTCGGGGCCGCCCTGCACCGGGCCGTGCCGGGTGCGCCGCAGCCGGTCTACCGGTTCATGTTCACCGACCAGTTCACGTTCGGGTTCCCGCCGCAGGAGTGGGCGCTGCAGGCGTACCTGCGGCTGCTGCGCGACGAGGCGCCGGGCGCGCCGTGGATGGTGGCCGGGCTCGGCGTCGACGTCGAGCCGCTGATCGGGGCGGCGGTGCGGGCGGGCGGGCACGTGCGCGCCGGGCTGGAGGACGCCCCGCTGGGCTGCCCGGACGGCAACCGGGAGCTCGTCGAGCGCGCCGCCCGGCTGATCACCGACGCCGGCGGCACCCTCGCGACCGCCGCCCAGGTGCGTGCCGGGACAGCCGGGCTACCGTGA